The window CTAATTCTACCGTTCATAACTGTCAGGGCTATGGCTTGCAAGCAATTAACTGCAAGATTATAGCTTATAATACTCAGTTCTCGAATACGCTGATGGACTGTGCTTCCTTTGTGGGTGGTGAGGTGATTTTGACACATTGTACTTTCGCACAGTTCTATCCTTTCGATAGTAATCGTGGTGCAGCGTTGAGCTTTGGCAATCATATTAACAACAAGGACTATCCACTTCAGACTTTCCATGTCGTCAACTCGCTTGTGACGGGATATGCAGATGATGTACTTATGGGCGGTAACAAGGATGGTGTTACAGCCAACTATCAGTTCTATAATTGTATTCTTCGTACGCCAAAGCCTAAGGATACGGCTCTGTTAGCACGTTTCACAGATGTCATTTGGGAGAATAGTAAGGATTATCCTGATGGTGGTTCAAAGCAGTTTGTGCTGGTAGATGGTGACAAACAGAAGTATGATTTTCATCTAAAGAAGGCTGAAAAAGGTGAGAAGTATCCTGCGATTGATGCAGGACTTCCCCTCAGCGATACTCGTTTTGCAACTGATCATGATGGTAAGCAGCGTGATAATAAACCAGATATCGGCTGTTATGAGCTGATTGCTAATTAGGCTTATTTGCCCTATTAGGCTAATTAGCCCAATTAGCCTAATTAGCCTAATAAGCCCAATAACCCCCACCACCAATAATAAATATCAACAATGAAAACAATAGACATAAGCATCAAGATAGGTTTTTGCCAACAAGAGGAACTCTCAGAGGCTGATCAGCATCTCATTCAAAAGGCTGTGGAGGCAACTGGTAATAGTTATTCTCCTTATAGCCGCTTCCGTGTTGGCGCAGCGTTGTTGCTTGCTAATGGTACAGAAGTTATTGGAGCCAATCAGGAAAATGCTGCTTTTCCATCAGGCTTATGTGCTGAACGCTCAGCTATCTTTGCTGCTCAGTCTGTCTATCCAGACCAAGCAGTCACCACACTTGCCATTGCTGCAGCCAATGAGTATGGTTTGATGCGTGACCCGATAGTACCTTGTGGAGCCTGTCGGCAAGTTATTTTAGAAATAGAAGACCGTTATAAACAGCCTATTCGTATCCTTCTTTATGGTACGGCAGGCATATATGTTATCAATAGTGTAAAGGACCTCTTGCCTCTCCAGTTCTTAGGAGAGTCTATGAAGTAGTCCTTTAGTTTTCAATAAATAGTAATTATGGAGTATTTACCAAAAGACCCAGCAATATTAGTAAGCAGTGTTAACATGCTACTACGTGATGAAGAGTTTGATTCTTTAGAGTCACTTTGTTACAATTTCAATGAAGATATAGATAAGCTCAAAGCCAACTTGCGTGAAGCAGGCTATGTATATAGCGAAGAACAGCATCAGTTTCGTCCAATAGGCTTTGATGAATAAGGTGTTTAATAACATCCTTTTATTATCCCTTTTAGCTTGATTATGCCTATCAAACCCATTAAGTTTGGTAATTCGTGTAGGTTATAAAAAGTTAGAACAACAGTGGTGCAGATGATAATTATTTTGTAATTTTGCATCATTAAGATATAAACAACGGCATTATGCAAGACTTAGTTATTTATAATACACTGCATCGTAAGAAGGAACTCTTCCAACCGATTGCAGCTCCTAACGTAGGAATGTATGTCTGTGGACCAACTGTTTATGGCGATCCACACCTCGGACACGCACGTCCTGCTATCACCTTTGATATTCTTTTCCGCTATCTTAAACACATAGGGTACAAGGTTCGTTATGTTCGTAACATCACGGACGTGGGCCATTTGGAGCATGATGCTGACGAAGGTGATGACAAGATTGAGAAGAAGGCACGTCTTGAGCAGTTGGAGCCAATGGAGATTGCGCAGCACTATACTAACCGCTATCACGATGCTATGCGTTCACTCAACGTTCTTCCACCAAGCATCGAACCACATGCAACAGGTCATATCATAGAGCAGGAAGAGTTAGTAAATCAGATTCTTGCCAATGGCTATGCCTATGAAAGCAATGGAAGTATCTACTTTGATGTAGAGAAATACGATAAAGACCACCACTATGGCGTTCTTTCTGGTCGTAACATCACCGACATGATAAATAACTCTCGCGAGTTGGCAGGTGTTGGTGAGAAGCGTAATCAGATTGACTTTGCCCTTTGGAAACGCGCTATGCCAGAGCATATCATGCGTTGGCCATCTCCTTGGAGCGATGGTTTCCCTGGTTGGCACTGCGAGTGTACAGCGATGGGACGCAAGTATTTGGGTGATCACTTTGATATTCACGGTGGCGGTATGGACCTTATCTTCCCTCACCATGAGTGCGAGATTGCGCAAGCTGTAGCCTCACAGGGTGATGAAATGGTGAAGTATTGGATGCACAACAATATGATT is drawn from Prevotella melaninogenica and contains these coding sequences:
- a CDS encoding DUF4250 domain-containing protein → MEYLPKDPAILVSSVNMLLRDEEFDSLESLCYNFNEDIDKLKANLREAGYVYSEEQHQFRPIGFDE
- the cysS gene encoding cysteine--tRNA ligase is translated as MQDLVIYNTLHRKKELFQPIAAPNVGMYVCGPTVYGDPHLGHARPAITFDILFRYLKHIGYKVRYVRNITDVGHLEHDADEGDDKIEKKARLEQLEPMEIAQHYTNRYHDAMRSLNVLPPSIEPHATGHIIEQEELVNQILANGYAYESNGSIYFDVEKYDKDHHYGVLSGRNITDMINNSRELAGVGEKRNQIDFALWKRAMPEHIMRWPSPWSDGFPGWHCECTAMGRKYLGDHFDIHGGGMDLIFPHHECEIAQAVASQGDEMVKYWMHNNMITINGQKMGKSLGNFITLEQFFTGEHDTLTQAYSPMTIRFFILSAHYRGTVDFSNEALQAAEKGYERLMNGIEDLARIQPAAASDENTKKFVAGFRQKCYDAMNDDLMTPAVISTLFEACHLVNILIDHKAQISADDLKELTEAMQLFAFDILGLQNERGANNDAREEAYGKVVDMVLDLRAKAKAEKNWAVSDQIRDALAEAGFQVKDTKDGVTWKLDR
- a CDS encoding cytidine deaminase, translated to MKTIDISIKIGFCQQEELSEADQHLIQKAVEATGNSYSPYSRFRVGAALLLANGTEVIGANQENAAFPSGLCAERSAIFAAQSVYPDQAVTTLAIAAANEYGLMRDPIVPCGACRQVILEIEDRYKQPIRILLYGTAGIYVINSVKDLLPLQFLGESMK